In Humulus lupulus chromosome 6, drHumLupu1.1, whole genome shotgun sequence, a single genomic region encodes these proteins:
- the LOC133785881 gene encoding uncharacterized protein LOC133785881 → MDCVCTPQLSFMINGSLYGFFQPKRGLRQGDLMSPLLFVIGMEYLSRILKKVANLTGFQFHQRCKSIKLTHLCFADDLLLFCKGDYNFSSLLLQGFKLFSNTSGLQPNMGKSAVYGAGLDTCTLTRIELIYGFQRSCFPFRYLGLKIFSKRLYPTDCECLVDRMTSRIRTWSSRNLSYAGRMCSWWTYEAPADASWYWKRIVQTKDKLKQVFTELEFQTFQYNIAEIYSKLRSNSGGLWPYALIWDSFCTPKHRVISWLAVRLRLPTKDRLFRIAVVRSSTCMICDEFEETHSYLFFSCCYSRKVKDAISIWLDWNMRSQDLIGLVKRLKKRKVSQGRKKIYMSAIAALVYFIWQSRNSVLWEHKLPTVQVIVHNIKYAMCNRIQFMSTKKFNRIDKDWVESLYKDCN, encoded by the exons ATGGATTGTGTTTGCACCCCTCAGCTCTCTTTTATGATTAATGGATCTCTTTATGGCTTCTTTCAACCTAAAAGGGGTCTCCGTCAAGGTGATCTTATGTCTCCACTGTTattcgttattggaatggagtaTCTTTCGCGTATTTTGAAGAAAGTGGCTAATCTTACTGGTTTCCAATTTCATCAGAGATGTAAAAGTATAAAGCTTACACATTTATGTTTTGCGGATGATTTACTTCTTTTTTGCAAAGGAGACTACAATTTTTCCAGCTTGCTCTTACAAGGTTTCAAATTATTCTCCAATACTTCAGGGCTTCAACCTAATATGGGGAAATCGGCAGTCTATGGGGCAGGTTTGGACACTTGCACTCTAACTCGTATTGAACTAATTTATGGTTTTCAAAGAAGCTGTTTTCCTTTTAGATACCTTGGTTTGAAAATTTTCTCCAAAAGGTTATATCCAACTGATTGTGAATGTTTAGTGGACCGAATGACTAGTAGAATTAGAACTTGGAGTAGTAGAAATCTGTCCTATGCAGGGCGTATG TGTAGTTGGTGGACTTATGAAGCCCCTGCTGATGCTAGTTGGTATTGGAAAAGAATAGTGCAGACTAAAGACAAACTAAAGCAGGTTTTTACTGAATTAGAGTTCCAGACCTTTCAATACAACATTGCTGAGATTTACTCAAAATTAAGGTCAAATTCAGGTGGGTTGTGGCCTTATGCTTTGATTTGGGATTCTTTTTGTACTCCAAAACACAGAGTCATCTCTTGGTTAGCTGTGAGACTCCGGCTTCCAACTAAGGATAGGCTTTTTCGCATTGCAGTGGTGAGGTCTAGTACTTGCATGATATGTGATGAGTTTGAGGAAACTCACTCTTACCTGTTCTTTTCATGCTGTTACAGTAGGAAGGTTAAGGATGCAATAAGCATTTGGCTGGACTGGAATATGAGGAGTCAGGATTTGATTGGTTTAGTTAAACGACTCAAGAAGAGGAAAGTGTCTCAAGGAAGAAAGAAAATTTACATGAGTGCTATTGCTGCTTTGGTCTACTTCATTTGGCAAAGTAGGAATAGTGTTTTATGGGAGCATAAACTCCCTACAGTCCAAGTAATTGTTCATAACATCAAATATGCTATGTGTAATAGAATTCAATTCATGAGCACAAAAAAATTCAATAGAATAGACAAGGATTGGGTGGAGTCATTATACAAAGATTGTAATTAG